The Pseudomonadota bacterium genome includes the window ACTTAATTAATTGATATTATATATATAAAAATATATTGGCATGATTTAAGCAAATAGAATTACATTGCAAAACGATTATTATTAAAAAACCATCAATAGTAACCGCATGCCATTTGTTTATAATTATAAAGATAAATTGAATTATATCTATTAGATATTCTTTAAAATAAAAAAGGAGACCTGTAATGAAACAAGTTATTGAGTTAAAGGTAAATGGGGAATCTTATGAGACAGCTGTTGATCCTCACAGAACTTTACTTGAGGTATTAAGGGAAAATCTCGGTCTGACCGGATCAAAAGAAGGCTGCGATCTGGGAGCCTGCGGAGCCTGTACGGTTATTATGGACGGAAAGTCGGTTCTTGCCTGTCTTACTCTTGCTGCTGCTGCTCACGGAAAAGAAATCACTACTATCGAAGGATTAGCAAAGGAAGGCAAACTTAATCCATTGCAGCAAAATTTTGTGGATTACGGTGCTATCCAATGTGGTTACTGTACCCCTGGAATGATATTGTCCGCCAAGGCAATGCTTGATGAAAACCCGAAGCCCACCAGAGCTGAAATAAAAAGGGGTATTTCAGGTAATTTATGCCGTTGCACCGGATACACCAAGATTATAGAAGCCATTGAGGTTACAGCAAAGTAAATAAAGGAGAGCAAAATGGAAAAATACTCGATAATAGGAAAAAGACAAGTCAGAACAGATAGCGCAATCAAGGCTACCGGCTCTGCTAAATTTGCCGGTGACTTTATTCTTCCCGGAATGCTTATCGGAAAAATCTTAAGGAGTCCTTTACCCCATGCCAAAATTCTAAATATAGATACATCAAAGGCGCTCAAGCTTAAAGGAGTCAGGGCAGTTGTTACAGGAAAAGATATAACCGATGTTCCACATGGTATTATGAGAGTTGAACCTTTGCCCGAGATTATCAGAGACAAGTTTTCTCTTGCTAAGCAAAAGGTACGTTTTATCGGAGATGAGGTAGCTGCTGTGGCGGCTGTTGATGAAGATACGGCAATGGAAGCGCTGGAGTTAATAAAAGTTGACTACGAAGAGCTACCGGCTCTTTTTGATATCTATGAAGCAATGAAACCGGATGCTATACAGATTCATGAGTATTTTCCGGGAAATATCTCAACAATGACTGCATTTCATCACGGAGATGTAGATAAGGCTTTTGCAGAGTCTGATTTTATACTGGAAGACAAGTATGAAACCCAGCAAACATATCACTCCTATATAGAACCGCATGCAGTTACCGCCGAATATTATGCCTCCGGAGATGTAACAATATGGCCTAGTACTCAAACACCGTTTTATGACAAGGTATGCATTGCGGAAACTATAGGAATACCGGTAAACAAGGTCAGGATAATAAAACCCCATGTTGGTGGAGGATTCGGAGGAAAGGGCGATGTTCATAGTCTTTTTCCTGTATCAGCGCTGCTTTCCAAAATAACCGGCAAGCCTGTAACGATTTCTTATACAAGAGAAGAAGATATTTCTACCTGCACAAGACGCCATGCAGCTATTATAGAACAAAAAATTGGAGTTAAAAAAGATGGCCGCATAATGGGCTTTGACTCCAAGGTTCTTTGCGATGGAGGAGCTTATCAGGGTGTTTCCATGATATCCATTTTTGCTATGGCCGTCTTTCAACATGGACCTTACAGACTTAACAATTTCAAGTGTGACGCACGAAGGATATATACAAACAAGCCTTACTGTGGAGCACAAAGAGGTCATGGCGGAATTCAGCCCCGTTTTGTTATAGAAACAATGATGGATATAATCGCGGAGAAATTGAATGTTGATCCAATAGAAATACGAAAGATTAATGCTCTTAAAGCCGGAGATACCACCATTAATAAATTTAAAATAAGAAGCTGCGGCCATGTTGAATCTTTGGACACGGCTTCCGAAGGTATCGGCTGGAAAGAAAACTGGAAAAAGCTTCCCAGAGGAAGGGGTGTGGGGCTTGCTTCCAACTTCTTTGCATCAGGGCCCGGTTTTTCTTATTTCTTTACCAATCCTCCTTCACATTCAGGTGTGAACATGACTGCTGAAGAAGACGGCTCTTTTCTGCTTTACAGCGGTTCAACCGACTTAGGCCAGGGTTCAGAAACGGCTTTGGCTATGATTGCAGCAGAAGAAATCGGACTGGCCAGCATTGATCCGATTAAAGTCATTGCCGCAGATACGGCAACAACACCGATGGATCTTGGGACTTACGGCAGCAGGCTTATAGTGTGTGCCGGAAACGCCGCCAAAATGGCTGCAAACAAAATCAGGGAAGAACTTATAGAAACCGCAGCAGAAGCGCTTGAGGCAAATAAAGAAGATCTTGAGGCAAGAGACGGAAGAATATATATCAAGGGTAACCCGGAAAAAGGTTTAACTATAAAACAAGCTGTTCAGACTCGTTTAAAAGTAAAAAGAATACCTCTATCTACTGTAGGATATTATAACCCGCCTGTTGATACAGGGGATGTAAGCGGATTTGCGGAAGGCAAAGTCAGTTTGGCCTGTACCTGGAGTTTTGGTTGCCATGCTGCAGAAGTGGAAGTGGATGAAGAAACAGGTGTTGTGAAAGTACCAAAAATTGCTGCTGCTCATGACTGCGGTTTTGCCATAAACCGAATGGCGGTTGAAGGACAAATTGAAGGTTGTGTTTCCATGACCTTTGGTCAGGCAACGTGTGAAGACTACAGGACGGAAAAGGGATGGTCAATGACTAATTCATTTTTGGATTACAAGATCCCGACAGCAGAAGATATGCCCGATGTGCAATCCATCATTGTGGAATCTATGGATACGGAAGGACCATTCGGAGCCAAAGAAGCAAGTGAAGGTGCAAATATCCCCACAATTCCCGCTATAGCTAATGCAATATATTATGCTACCGGTGCCAGAATAAAAGAACTTCCCATAACCCCGGAACGAATTTTAAGGGCCCTTGAAAAGAAAGGAGGTAAAGAATAATGAGGCTACCTAAATTTGAATACCTTGAAGCAAAAAACGTTAAAGATATAACCTCTCTTCTTAAAAAAAATAAAGAGGCCATCATAGTTGCCGGGGGAACCGATATTCTTCCAAAGATGAAACAAAGAATCATAACCCCTAAATTTGTTATAAATATAGCAAAAATTGAGGATCTGAAAAGAATAGATTTTGGCGAGAAAAAAGGACTTATATTAGGCTCTCTTGTTACACTTGATGATATTTCAAAATCAAAGCCTGCAGTGGAAAAGTTTACTGCTCTTGCCCAGGCAGCCGGAAGAGTGGCAAGCCCCCAGTTAAGAAACATGGGCACAATAGGCGGAAATATCAGCATTGAATCTATGTGCATGTATTATAATCAGTCTCATGAATGGCGTAAAGGCCGGCCTCATTTATGCTTTAAGCTTGAAGGAGACAGATGCTTTGTCGCAAAAGGCTCCAAAGAATGTCTTGCACTTTTTCAGGCAGACACCCCCCCTGCTTTAATTGTTTTGGACGCAAAAGTAACAATAGTAGGCAGTACCGGCAAAGAGAAGATCATAAAAATCGAGGATTTTTATACAGGCAAAAGTAAGAAA containing:
- a CDS encoding molybdopterin-dependent oxidoreductase, with translation MEKYSIIGKRQVRTDSAIKATGSAKFAGDFILPGMLIGKILRSPLPHAKILNIDTSKALKLKGVRAVVTGKDITDVPHGIMRVEPLPEIIRDKFSLAKQKVRFIGDEVAAVAAVDEDTAMEALELIKVDYEELPALFDIYEAMKPDAIQIHEYFPGNISTMTAFHHGDVDKAFAESDFILEDKYETQQTYHSYIEPHAVTAEYYASGDVTIWPSTQTPFYDKVCIAETIGIPVNKVRIIKPHVGGGFGGKGDVHSLFPVSALLSKITGKPVTISYTREEDISTCTRRHAAIIEQKIGVKKDGRIMGFDSKVLCDGGAYQGVSMISIFAMAVFQHGPYRLNNFKCDARRIYTNKPYCGAQRGHGGIQPRFVIETMMDIIAEKLNVDPIEIRKINALKAGDTTINKFKIRSCGHVESLDTASEGIGWKENWKKLPRGRGVGLASNFFASGPGFSYFFTNPPSHSGVNMTAEEDGSFLLYSGSTDLGQGSETALAMIAAEEIGLASIDPIKVIAADTATTPMDLGTYGSRLIVCAGNAAKMAANKIREELIETAAEALEANKEDLEARDGRIYIKGNPEKGLTIKQAVQTRLKVKRIPLSTVGYYNPPVDTGDVSGFAEGKVSLACTWSFGCHAAEVEVDEETGVVKVPKIAAAHDCGFAINRMAVEGQIEGCVSMTFGQATCEDYRTEKGWSMTNSFLDYKIPTAEDMPDVQSIIVESMDTEGPFGAKEASEGANIPTIPAIANAIYYATGARIKELPITPERILRALEKKGGKE
- a CDS encoding (2Fe-2S)-binding protein, which produces MKQVIELKVNGESYETAVDPHRTLLEVLRENLGLTGSKEGCDLGACGACTVIMDGKSVLACLTLAAAAHGKEITTIEGLAKEGKLNPLQQNFVDYGAIQCGYCTPGMILSAKAMLDENPKPTRAEIKRGISGNLCRCTGYTKIIEAIEVTAK
- a CDS encoding xanthine dehydrogenase family protein subunit M, which translates into the protein MRLPKFEYLEAKNVKDITSLLKKNKEAIIVAGGTDILPKMKQRIITPKFVINIAKIEDLKRIDFGEKKGLILGSLVTLDDISKSKPAVEKFTALAQAAGRVASPQLRNMGTIGGNISIESMCMYYNQSHEWRKGRPHLCFKLEGDRCFVAKGSKECLALFQADTPPALIVLDAKVTIVGSTGKEKIIKIEDFYTGKSKKVNILKPTDFIKDIFIPTPPKGTGSAYLKMAQRAAIDYPVAGAAACITISGGKCKNARIAVTAVGSGPLRLLEAEKVLTGNTITDELIEKAADAAYDKVRPMPHFNISAWYKRKLIRVLVKRSIRQACNNAK